tgatAATATTTATGATATCTaatattcagaaaatattttataaaacaaaaatcgtCCCCTTAATCTGGCACTTACAGTTACAGACATTtacagatacttttttttttttttttttttttacaattttgttttctcAGGTCAAGCATTAGTgtaaaaaagctaaacaaaataagcaattaataatttgaaaataatgtttttcacttgatttttatgttgttgttgttgtcgttaTCGATGTTAAAAACTTccaaggtcaaagttcagaggaaAAAGAGGCTGCTGAAATGTGCAGATAGCGATTTTATAAAAAGTCATAACATTTTAACTTGATTTtttcacatggttcatttaaatgtgttcatttaatgttcatgtgaataaaaaagatttaaatgtatgatttattgattttagtcTGATCAGTGGCGTACGCTTTATGATGCAGGTGATACCATGACCATGAcaccaaaaaaaaactattaatccTTTAAAAGAATTTGCCAATGGTGGTACATTTATCCTGCATACTCATTGGCAATTCCaaacaaagtgattaaaaaaattaatcagattaattttgattatatctggagaaagaaagtcaatTACATTAAAAGAGCAAAGTTGACTAAAGATTTCAAGGAGGGAGGTCTACAAGCCATTGACTTTGATTCCATAAATGGTACCCTgaaaattaactggttaaaatCTTTTCTAAATAACAACAACCTTTGGTTTCATATTCCcagagaaatgtaaaaaaatagggAGTGATTTCTCTCCCCAACGTCTCCCTGTCAAACTATCACAGTTTCACCAGCAAGTCTTGTTGTACTGGAAACTTTTATACAATCATAATTTCACGCCACATAAGACCCCTATATGGAATAATAGATATATCACAATAAGAAATAAATCACTATATAATAAGGACTGGATGGAGAAAGTTATCTGGTCTGTGCTTCATTTAGTCAATAGCAGAGGATGTTTTATTTATGAGAACTTTTGTCTTAAATATGATATTATGTGTAATCGGAACACATTTAATTCTATAATCAAAGAAATCCCTATCCCATTAACCCCCAAAGCCAAGGAAATCcattaaaaaattttaaatgatgTTTATCCTTCCAGTGAATTTGTATGACAAAGATTTGGAATTGAAActagaaataatgtattttgTGATGAAGTTGAaactactgatcatttatttttccattgtttgtaTGTAGAGGCTTTATGGCTTGACATTCATGAGTGGCTTTTCCCAAAGGTTCCTCTTCTTTCAGATTTCTCTCATAAGGACATTGTCTTTGGACTTGTTATCAACAGATACAAAGATGATTTTCTGGTTAATGACATTCTTATTTTTGGAAATTTCTATATACACAAATCTAAATATTTGAAAGTTAAACCCAGGTTTTCAGCATTTCACAATGCGTTTCTTTCTTACACAAAGGCCCTGCAAATGATGAAAAGTAAATATGCACAAAAACGTTTTTAAATAATTGAggaatatgatttaaaaaacaaaccctagccttttttttatatttttttttttatttaataaaatgttatgttttctgTAATGCAATTTTGCATTGTTATATTGCAATGATATATGATTGTTGCCATGCTGTTTGTATATGCTATagttcaataattaaaaaaaaaaaaaaaacacattgtcaCTGGTGtgacccaataataataataataataataataataataataataatcagaatcagctttattgccaagtatgcttacacatacagggaatttgtcttggtgacaggagcttccagtcaacaacaatacaaacattaccaaaaacagcagcaagacataggtaattaaaaacaaaaaagaacacaaaataaataattatacatatacgtacatacactcaccttcatacatacccacatacacacacgtagtgcaaatctaatacaatctgttatatagagaacaaaaaactgtatattatgtacagagcaatgtaagtaatggcagaagtggatatgttggataatatcaattaaaattaaactgtgtattgcacataattattgctcaatggggcaatttaattgttcattagatggatggcaagggaaaaaactgttcctgcatctgacggttctggtgttcagagctctgaagcgccggccagaaggcaacagttcaaaaaggtagtgggcagggtgagtggtgtccagagtgattttaccagcctttttcctcaatctggaagtgtatagttcttgaagggggggcagggggcaaccaataatcctctcagcagaccgaactgtcctttgtagtcttctgatgtctgatttcgtagctgcaccaaaccagacagttattgaagtgcagaggacagactcaatgactgctgagtagaactgtatcagcagcactggtggcaggttgaacttcctcagctggtgaaggaagtacaacctctgctgggcctttttcataataataataataataataataataataaaataaagaacagcagtcaagttgtcctttatgaataaaaatgtcaAGATGTTAAAAATATTTACCCTCAGCTTGTACGggcaaaaactgaactgaattgaaaatgtcaacattttttatgtaaaaaaaaaaaattctttttagAATGACCCATtacaaaaaaagtatatatattttttttaaaacataaaaaaaaaaaaaaaaatcacaaaggtaCAAGTCTGTATATTTACCGTCTTTTACAAGGGGCACAAACAACGATCCCATGAATCTTTGAGAAGGACGTAATTGAATAAAAACGATGGAAATatgtaaaactattgatttaaggtTGTTgcttaaaagtaaagaaaaaatatattttatgtttactggaaaatattgtgtaatatacaaatatatttgtagtTTAAGGGTGCAAGGAGACAGACTCGATATCATCATGGAAGTGGGTGGTCGCTTCTGGACTTTGTTGGTCGAAGTTCTCTggttggtggatctttctctgctgtatcatggttgttcaccaggaattccaccattaaacacgatttttaaacaatgaagttggaATAACGCAGATTAaaggctttaacagaagcatattcCATCGATGAACAATGTCAGTGTTCACGGGTCTGTCTATAAATGTTTATAACTTATTGTTGAAAAtcttgaatgggatttttacttctggaacaagACTGTTGCACTCTGTACAGACATGAAATGAGGGTCAACATTTCAGCATTTCacaatccaaaataaaataatataaactaaAGGAGCTTTAGACTAATAAAACTACACAACTGCCATTAAAATTTGAGTGCCTCAGAAATCTCCAGTGGTTGAACTTGGTTGATAATAAACTCAAGACCTCTTAGAAGATGAtacaggaatattctgggttaaatacaagttgagctcaatcaactgcatttgtggcacaatatttgccataaaatgtattttgactcgtccctccttataaaaatctgggttccagtgaggcatttattatggaagtaaatgggaaccaatttttttaaaaaatttaaatactcactgtttccaaagtatagccacaggatATAAAGGATATGTGCGtacaaattattttagtgtgataaaatcacttactaaccttttctgtgtaaagttatagccaattttacaacttcattaccatgacgatATGACGTccacaaaccctaaaaccatagtaaaaatgactatttaaaaaacgttttaacagaagaattaattagtaattttataaaattataacccgcgaccctgtacacaggataagcggttgacgatggatggatggatggatggataaaattataagcttctcatttctgtgtttaaaccctccaaaaattgtccccattcacttccattgtaaatgcctcactgaaacccagatttttgctttttaaatttatttatattatatttttttaaagaaaaggaggatagagttaaaacaaatttttgcattaatcaacattatgccacgaatgctgtcgactaagcttaagttgtattgaacccttaatattcctttaatctcttAGTCACTGGTCTTCCTGAACTCGCACTAGAACTTTTTTACACACatctaatttattatatttaacgatttatttatcttttaaagTAATTAGTTTAGGTATTCTGCACTGTATTCTTCCACAGTGAAAACCCAAGATGACAAATGGCTAATTTATTACAAGATTTCTGGTCACTGTACTTTTGATCTGTacattaacaattaacatataaTCACATATTAACATTAAGACAACCTTTTTAAAGCACAGGCTATAAGTTGTTAAAGTTTAGTAAACTAATAGTTATTCTTTCACTCCCATTAATATTGCTAGTGGTAAATCCCTGTTTTTGCCACCCCTATGCAGTTTTTGTATTCTGTTAATTTAATGTAATCATTTCTCATTTTTAGACATAGCAAATTCTGCTTCTTAAATTAAACAGCATCATAATGGACGACCACATTGCTGGAAGGTAATAAACCACAAACAGGCAACTAAACAGAGTTTGTCTCAAGCATCATTTTAATAATGACACTATTTTTGTTCTCTGTAACAATGTCTTATCAGCTATTTTCACATACAGGTATTGGATTTCATACTGCTAGGAAAAGTAAGATATAACAGTGGACAAGGCAGATTAACTCTGAAATGAGCAGAATCTAAAATGGCAACAAATATTTCGATCAGTGAGATATACctacataaaacaatttaaaaaattttttttatctacaaTACGGAAGCGTCTCATCATTGATTCTTGAAACGGTATGGCCATGGAGGGAGGGAAGGAAATCATGAAGTTCCCCTGAATACTTCTTCATTTGGCCAATTTCAACATATCCTGCAAAAGAGACAGAATGGTATACCTTAAAAGTTTCACATTATGGACTTTAACAATGTTCAATATGCTTGTTTAATACTGTTTAATACAGTTTCTGAATTTGAGAACATTGTGATGTATGGATGGGTGTAGGGGTCTCAATTCTGCATGTACCTGAGATCATGTTGTTTACAGGATACTGCTGCATCccacagcacaaacacacattgttCGGTGATGCAATAGTTTGACCATCTTCCTGGCTAATAGATAATATGAACATGAAGATAAaccatgtttttataaaaaataaagtgctgTAGTAGAGATTTCAAAGTCAAAGTGACAATGTGAATATAATATTTAGATCTCAATCATGTCTATAAATGAACAATAttgaataattatgtatttttaaacagATTCTACTAAAATAAATTCAGGTCTTCTCCCCAAAATTCATATACAATTCAGAACCCTCCATAAACTATAAATTTTTAAGAATGTGAGTTAATACTGCATACCTGTTTGTTCTTCTCACTGGTTGATCATCAGTCTTATCAGACAGGTTTTCTTCAGAAACTTCAGTATTCATTTGTTGTTCACACATTACCTTTAACAGAGTATACTTGAGAAGCTAACAAAAGATAGAATGGAGTAACTGAGCAAGGGTTTAACAGAAAAAAAGCTCTCCTACCTGTTCATCTTTATCCCAAATAAACCTTCCAATTAGTGTTCTcatttctaaaaaacaaaacaaattggaACATTGCATCAGagtaataagaaaaataatttaaaaaacataacaactgcttaaaggaatagtttgaccataaatgaaagttctgtcataatttactccaaCTCATATGATTTAatgtcaccattcattttaaattctatggaaaaaagatgcagtgaaagtaaatggtgactgagactagcatactgcctaacatatacttttgtgtttcatggatgaaagaaagtcatttgggtttgtaAACAACATAAGGGCGAGTAAAgaatgacagaatatttatttttgtgttaacttACACTTGAAGTACTCATTTCATTCTTTAGATTAGAACTCACTTCTAGAAATAACAACAATATGATCATGATTTTACACTTGGTTAAGACAGCTCACCGTTTTGTATGGCGACTGGCGGCAAAACATAGTGGCCAATAGGCACAGATTTAACACTCTCTCGTAGTTCACAGGTGGACAGGAAGTCGCTGTGGAAAACTGTTGCCCTGTTCTTCATATAGTCCTCACTGTCATAAATTCTTAAAGAATAATGAGGTTACTTTGTGGCACCAGTTTCCCTGACactgaaatatattttcataGAATTTTCTGAGTTACCCCAACAAACGGATTGTACACTAGGCTAAATGTATAAGTGCACGTGTCGTGTTTAAGCACCTTTTAGTGTCTTCAGCAGTAGCATCATCACTGAAGAGGTAATCTGCTGTTCTCCAGGAAGAAACAGCGCCCCCCTCGGACACTGTAAAAGTACATCTATCTCAAATGCACTCGTCCACTCTTCAAAAGTTAAAGCTCATATAACATAGTTAGATTGCCAAACATTGTTTGAATACTTTATATGAGTTAGGCCATTTTTAGTGATATTCAAATACCCGTCAAAGTATTTATCCTCTCACCCCAGAAGCTGGTTATCCCCTGTCCAACACTGCTGGAGAACCATCCCGTTTTACCTTTAAACATGCTTATATGGCGGTTTATTACTTAAGTTACAAAATAAGTGATTTGAAGACCTTGCTTTGTCACGTATCTTCCTTCAGCACTTCGATTCAGCCGAGGATGTTAAAAACTGTTGATGCGTTAGTAAGGCAACACGTGTAAGTGTAAACTATGTTATGTTCCTACGTCAGTTACCAGTGGTAATCTACGCGTAATAGacgtaaatgtttttaaaatgggaTTAAAGGGATTTATGAGGCAAAAAGATGGCAAAACACAGCTTCCAAAAACTAAACACGAGTCTTGACGTGCTACTACTGGTGACGGTCGTGTTTACACACTCGCTCTTAAAGAGACATACTCGCGCATAAATATTCCGAAAATTACGATTAATAGACAAAAGTTATTATAAGTACATTTCTGCTGTGTCCATTTAATCCAAAATGTAATCCAAAATGtcgccgtttggatttaaataagcagattcgTAGATTTGAGCTTATGATTGGATCAATATTGCAGTGACCAGTGGCCGGTTGTACCAGCTATACAAGTTACAATTTAGCCTAGTTGTGgtataaatgggcactaagtcacaatttacgcactactaaatatttgagcgttgcaccattaaacttaggtaggatgtaaccctacgtataaactaattatggaagcctccgaccaggagtagctaacggatggaataaaaagcagactgatatttaatGACATGAATGAGttcatgttttgcgtgacaggcatcaatcatttcaatatagcctacagtataatgttgacatttacactcgtttacatttatgagagaggaaaaaaaaacttatGTAAACGTTCAAACGGTTTTCGGGATGCgtcgcccggtgtcaagtttcaacacattcaatatatatatttatcacccctcatttattttagatacagttcttatatattatttacacaaggcaaatatactatttaacaaatttacttttattatgtatcttattttaatGGGGATTTAATTAATTGCAGCTGACAGTTACGGGTTACAAGTTTTGAACATCAACGGTAACAAGATACAATTTAAGTTCATGAATTTGtaacacttctgtgtataaaTATGAAGGATGTTTATTGGATAAATAcgggtaaacgtcatattatgcgactacacattacctactttatggagagtttacggCCTACTAGTCAATTCTTCCTTTAGGAAcaggtggtgtaaccaaattaagcaccgacttagttacaaactaactagtagttactaagccctagtgtgaactttatgtcccaacttaagtgagacataaagtgtgtcatttatgttgtagaacaaaacgtccataTATCCTCAAGTTATGTTTACCACacaccttattttactcataaatcgaaACCCCCCAATATAAAAAGCTATAGGAAAATCCACAGGGAACCAATTCTCTtccgggtttttggactacagtctgaacagcatttttttttttttttttttacttcagtgtCCCAGTACTAATAAACGACTAGAAACGCTGGTTTTCATAGGCGCAAAGCAAGCAGGAGCATTCCCTTAGACCCAAATTGATTCATCCAGAGTGAGATTAGGTAGTGTATTACACTCTCATGCCCACTAGATGGTGATAGCATGTCATAATACTACAGTAGAATAGAATCTTATGTTCTCATTCGAATCTAATCAACCTTTAAAACGGTTACGTTTATAAAGTGGCATTTATTATTGACCTAGTTTGGTTTTGCAAGCTGatgttttattaaatatcaaCCATAAGTTTAAGTTTATGTTGGAGTTATTTTTTCTCAACATGTCTCCTTGTTTTATTTTACAGGACTGGATGCTAGTTTATGTCGGCACATTTGAATATGTATGCATGAGTTAATTTGTGTAATACATGCTATACAAAAGTTATTACTGAAAgactttaaaaaaatgaattaatttggCCCAGTCAGATGATTCCTTAACATGTGGCTTTACGCCATAGTTTATTTAACTGTAAGACATGGCCAAAATATACAGGTAAAGAGTCCAAGTGGGTTCTATCTTCATTTGTGACCAGAGCACAGAAAGAGACAGCATCTGCCCTtgtaaaaatcaaacaaacaaacaaaaaacctaagagagcacatgttacaccactctttgtctctctccactgcctgccggttcatgcacgtactaaattcaaggccctgatgctggcatacaaaacagtcactgggtctgctctagcatacctaaaacatttatgcagagctacgttcccaccagaagcctgcggtcggctacggaacgtcgccttgtcataccaaaacactttcccggactttcagtttcatcataccacgttggtggaatgaccttcccaactcaatccgtgaagctgactcactctctattttcaaaaaacggctaaaaacacatcttttccaaaagcacttagcactttttttttcacaaaaaatacaaatacaaatttacaattcttgttgcacttaaatcagttttgtatactattctgatgatagtgaaactttgtaatatggcacttttgtaccactgtctccctaagatgattcgctgatgttcttcctcttttgtaagtcgctttggataaaagcgtctgccaaatgaataattgtaaatgtaaatgtaaaaaacaagcttgtaaacaaatgtagcgATTTATTGTTTGCTTCATTAAAAGCAATACAAAAATTTTACTTCATCTCAAGATGCATATAGTTCCAATACACATACAGATCCTGCCATTTTTGTAGTGATTTAAACATGTTTGGAGGAAGTTGACAGTAGGATTAATATTCCctgtcatatactgtatttatatcaATGTGAGGTTCACCCGCTGGTCAGCAGTTTAGGTAGAATTGGCTTCTGTTGGCACTCACTAAAGCCAAATTGGTTTCTATTTTTGTGAGCAGTACTGTCATGTAACATTATGTTTTATGTCTCCAGGAGGCCATTGAAAAACACAAAACTGTACAGTAGAGGGATAGCGTGCTATCTGCTGGGTAAGTGTGGGCCAGATGAGAGGTCTCCATCACTGAAATCACAAAAGGATTTAAATACATACAACACCAAAAAAATCTAACCTAATTCCTAAATTTCATTACCTTAGAGGTCATATCAAACTAGGAAATTCTATgtgttttgattatttaaaaCTGAACAAGCATCTGAAGTAGATGCAGAGGGCTTAATCTGTGAGCAGCTGAAGAAGATGACAGAAGACATAATAAACTGGTTAGTCAAAGCAATTACAAATACTCTGGATACTCTGCAAAATGTGTaggatttgataaaaaaaaaaaaagctattaaagCTGGGCTTTCAAAGGACAAGCTGTCCAAATTATATTTGGTTAATTTATCCTTTAAGTGAcagacaaatacaaataattgtccTTTGATTTCGCCACAGTAATAGAGTAACCACCTGTCCAGGATTTTTGGACAGCTGTCCTGGAAAAAACATTCCCTTCCGAGACGGAAAATTTCCTGGAATTTCAATATTTTCCACACTATGCactataataattaaaatcattCTCATATGAGTCATAAGAAATTCGTATTCATTTTTGTGAACTGGTTTGGTtcatgtgcttataaaaatcttcacttcggttctgctaaagaaggaaagtcatacacatcttggatggcttgAAGGTAAGTAAAGGAAGTAACTtgttaaaaataggctaaattgttagtttttttgtgtATTGATGTTGTATGAATATTGCTGTATATGTGGTAATTTCAAAATCAATCAAGGAGTAAACAATCATACATTTCTTACATTAAAGTTTAGTGTTGCTGTTTTGAACTTTTTAAAGCATAGAAAACCATCATTTCAGATTTGCTTGTAGTCGGTTTTTGGCTGAGATGggctgtgtttttgtgtgacGACTTTATGCAAACTTGCTCACTGAAGTGTGTAAATCTGAGAAAATGAAGTCTTCATTGTAGAACTTCTTTTCCTTTTATTGACTGACAACTCCCTGACATGCAAAATCTGCAATTAGAGagaggaacattttaaataaggaaagaaaaaaatctggcTGCATATAAACTTTTCAGCCCCATAGTGCacttttcagctcttttggtaaAGCTGTGGAGgtttttaaacaaaacagaagtgttTGCTTCAAAAAAAACCTTAGCAAGAggtacaaaaaatgtttttgctgagACTATGCATAAAACATTACAAGCTTATACAacttgacagacagagagatttaCAGATGTACTAAATTTaaacagaatacagtttgcaGGATATGGCAGCTATGTTTTCCCTCATGCTGTTTATATATAGAGATGAACAGTTGAAGATCCCAGTAACAAAGTAACAAATGTTGTTATTTAGTGATTATATTAGTGTGGAATATCCTTAATGTGCTCTTCTTTTTTGTTGGACTTTTTCCTCCAAGCAAATtatcaatagagctgttcagccatgacgtcaatttgtaggcaaacccaGAATCTGGAATTTTCCAATGGGTTTTGTAATGaggtttttgaacttatgaggTAAATTAGGTCTTTGGTGAACATTTCTTTGTAATAcatggacattttgttctactaCATACATTACAAAGCtgccatgtattttattttatttttgaaagtatgtAATACAATATGGCTTCAAAACTCACATTCGAGGTATGACAATGTGTTATTTAGgacataggaaaatccagaggaaacccatggaaaattctcttctgggtttttggactacatgCTGAAcagttatatataaaatgtgataACCACTCTACATAGTACACTGCTTCTGTACATAGATTCAGCAAAACATGCCCTCATAGAGCAGGAGTGATGAGGATAGTACCGTTAAATTTGCTTTCTTGTTGTTTGGCAGTAGCATTGGGAGAAAAAAATGTAGAGTAACAGAGGTCAAGGTGAATAGCAAATATATAACTCAGACATGTCTAAATTTTTGACACGTAATGTATTAGTCATCAGCTCATATAAATCAGCAGATGAGACAGCAAAAACCTTTTTACAACCCAGTAGTAATCAGTTATGGATGCGGTTTTAAAATAATGGGTGTAGATTGGGtcagtgtacatatatatatatatatatatatatatatatatatatatatatatatatatatatataattttcttttggTGTACAACGCAAACATGCAGCAATAAAATAGTGCATTCATTCAGTACCCACACTCTGCCAGATTGTGCGTGATCACATTGCTGGTTACTAGAGAACAGTACCTGTACATTACTGTCCATAACATAGCCCACACATGCTTTTTGGATTGGTGGAGCCATCCACATGGACAGATGAAAGCATAGAGGATGATGGGGAGTGTGGGGGATTAGTGTGCGGATGTCCTGCATGCTCTAATTAGGCCAGTTGAACTCTGAGGCACCAGATACTGCCGCATTGTGGCTGTTCAGACAGGAGACCCACCACACAGCTATTTTAAAGCAGCTGTAAGCAGCCTTTGATTTTACATTGTCATATTGCTCTCAACATCCTGTCATACTGTGTTATTTCATGGACAAAGTAGTTAATAGTGGGCTAATGGTACAACCAGTgtacattttattattagtttgGCGTAACAAAGTAGACATTATCATTCTTTCAAGCATTTTAGGTAGCACTCTATGTGAGTAGACTGACAGCCATTCAGCCTCTTTGtttcaaatgtaaatgcaatgtctTGTCCGCTCAGCTTTTGACTTCAAAGGGGTCCTTTTCATGGCAGGTGGCTCTGGATTGAGGCAATTGCTGggttgtgttttttctctctcccctcagTCTCACCTTTGAAGTGTCATCACCTGCCTTCCTTATCTGTGAAATTCTGCTTGGATAAAAATAAAGGTTCTATTTTAAAAGCCTCAATTAGTGTGAAAATAGGTGTAATTTTAACACATGCACAATTTTCAGTTTGTATCTGGTaatagggttgccacccgtcccggTTTTCCCGGGATTGTTCTCTTTTTCGAGAGACAGTCCcggaaaatatatattctttccCGGGACACGAATTGTCCcgtttttttgtgaaaatgtacttCTAAAGTAGAATTTC
The sequence above is a segment of the Xyrauchen texanus isolate HMW12.3.18 chromosome 2, RBS_HiC_50CHRs, whole genome shotgun sequence genome. Coding sequences within it:
- the terb2 gene encoding telomere repeats-binding bouquet formation protein 2, yielding MFKGKTGWFSSSVGQGITSFWVSEGGAVSSWRTADYLFSDDATAEDTKRIYDSEDYMKNRATVFHSDFLSTCELRESVKSVPIGHYVLPPVAIQNEMRTLIGRFIWDKDEQVMCEQQMNTEVSEENLSDKTDDQPVRRTNSQEDGQTIASPNNVCLCCGMQQYPVNNMISGYVEIGQMKKYSGELHDFLPSLHGHTVSRINDETLPYCR